The following coding sequences lie in one Actinomadura graeca genomic window:
- a CDS encoding pentapeptide repeat-containing protein: protein MRGTSADGGWRLVDEDDEEIAPGITRDHLHPYAALNGAQLGRADLSRANLVGAHLNSAYLAGVNLAGANLNGAHLASADLRGADLTRANLVGATLISANLYGANLNGADLTGANLTGADLILKPEFPADATLADAGLYGANLNDANLTDANLNGADLTRATLNGANLTGAHLIGATLNGANLTGANLTGADLTGVLLWWTRWSRGAGGTVWPEGWADAMLRRSRQLGPGVYQVEAGEDPGQAATPAT from the coding sequence GTGCGAGGGACTTCGGCGGACGGCGGGTGGCGGCTGGTGGATGAGGACGACGAGGAGATCGCGCCCGGCATCACCCGGGATCACCTCCACCCCTACGCCGCCCTGAACGGCGCGCAGCTGGGCCGCGCGGATTTATCCCGCGCGAACCTCGTCGGCGCGCACCTGAACAGCGCGTACCTGGCCGGCGTGAACCTGGCTGGCGCGAACCTGAACGGCGCGCACCTGGCCAGCGCGGACCTGAGGGGCGCGGACCTGACCCGCGCAAACCTGGTCGGTGCGACCCTGATCAGCGCGAACCTGTACGGCGCGAACCTGAACGGCGCAGACCTGACCGGCGCGAACCTGACCGGCGCGGACCTGATCCTCAAACCCGAGTTCCCAGCCGACGCGACCCTGGCCGACGCGGGCCTGTACGGCGCGAACCTGAACGACGCGAACCTGACCGACGCGAACCTGAACGGCGCGGACCTGACCCGCGCGACCCTGAACGGCGCGAACCTGACCGGCGCGCACCTCATCGGCGCGACCCTGAACGGCGCGAACCTGACCGGCGCGAACCTGACCGGCGCGGACCTGACCGGCGTCCTTCTGTGGTGGACACGCTGGTCGCGGGGCGCGGGGGGAACGGTGTGGCCGGAAGGCTGGGCGGATGCGATGTTGCGACGGTCGAGGCAGCTCGGGCCGGGTGTGTACCAGGTGGAGGCCGGGGAAGATCCCGGCCAGGCAGCGACACCGGCCACATGA